Proteins encoded together in one Ipomoea triloba cultivar NCNSP0323 chromosome 4, ASM357664v1 window:
- the LOC116016304 gene encoding dynamin-related protein 1E-like → MTTTMESLIGLVNRIQRACTALGDHGGGDNAFSSLWDALPSVAVVGGQSSGKSSVLESIVGRDFLPRGSGIVTRRPLVLQLQKIDEGQEEYAEFGHLPRRRFTDFSLVRKEIQDETDRITGKTKQISPVPIHLSIYSPYVVNLTLIDLPGLTKVAVEGQPESVVKDIEDMVRSYVEKPNCIILAISPANQDIATSDAIKLSREVDPAGERTFGVLTKLDLMDKGTNALDVLEGRSYRLQQPWVGIVNRSQADINKNVDMLAARRREREYFATSPDYSHLASKMGSEYLAKLLSMHLESVIRGRIPSITSLINKSIEELESEMDHLGRPIAVDGAAQLYTILELCRAFDKIFKEHLDGGRAGGDRIYGVFDNQLPAAFRKLPFDRHLSIQNVRKVVSQADGYQPHLIAPEQGYRRLIEGALNYFRGPAEASVDAVHFVLKELVRKSIGECQELKRFPSLQAAIAAASNESLEKFREESRKTVARLVEMEASYLTVDFFRRLPQEMEKGANPAAPAAADRRGGNPAPPPPVAIDRYSEAHFRRIGSNVSSYVNMVSDTLKNTIPKAVVYCQVKEAKQSLLNHFYIQIGKKEADALGELLDEDPALMEKRLQCAKRLELYKKARGEVESVSWAR, encoded by the exons ATGACGACGACTATGGAGAGTTTGATCGGACTAGTCAACCGAATTCAGAGAGCCTGTACTGCTCTCGGCGACCATGGCGGCGGCGACAACgctttctcttctctttggGATGCTCTGCCCTCCGTCGCCGTCGTTGGTGGTCAG AGTTCTGGAAAATCGTCTGTGTTGGAAAGCATAGTTGGGAGAGATTTTCTTCCTCGAGGATCTG GGATTGTTACAAGACGGCCATTGGTGTTGCAGCTGCAGAAGATTGATGAAGGGCAGGAGGAATATGCAGAATTTGGTCATTTGCCACGAAGGCGATTCACTGATTTCT CTCTGGTTCGCAAGGAAATTCAGGATGAAACTGACAGAATCACTGgaaaaaccaaacaaatatCTCCGGTTCCTATCCACCTCAGCATCTACTCCCCCTATG TTGTCAACCTCACGCTAATTGATTTGCCTGGTTTGACAAAAGTTGCTGTTG AGGGGCAACCTGAAAGTGTAGTCAAAGACATTGAAGACATGGTCCGATCCTATGTGGAGAAA CCCAACTGCATCATACTTGCGATATCTCCAGCCAATCAGGATATTGCCACATCAGATGCAATTAAACTTTCAAGGGAAGTAGATCCCGCAg GCGAGCGTACATTTGGGGTCCTTACAAAGCTAGATTTGATGGATAAAGGAACTAATGCATTGGAT GTTCTTGAAGGAAGATCTTACCGGTTGCAACAACCTTGGGTGGGTATTGTTAACCGTTCACAAGCTGACATCAACAAAAATGTCGACATGCTTGCTGCACGAAGAAGGGAGCGTGAGTATTTTGCTACAAGCCCCGACTACAGTCACCTTGCAAGTAAAATGGGTTCAGAGTATCTGGCAAAGCTTCTCTCAATG CACTTGGAGTCTGTAATTAGGGGAAGAATACCGAGTATCACCTCTTTAATCAATAAAAGCATCGAGGAACTTGAATCGGAGATGGATCATCTTGGAAGGCCTATTGCAGTTGATGGAGCG GCTCAACTGTACACTATCTTGGAACTTTGCCGTGCCTTTGACAAAATATTTAAGGAGCATCTCGATGGAGG CCGAGCAGGTGGTGATAGAATCTACGGGGTGTTTGACAATCAACTTCCGGCTGCTTTTAGGAAACTTCCATTTGATCGCCACCTATCCATACAGAATGTGAGGAAAGTCGTTTCACAGGCAGATGGTTACCAACCACACTTGATTGCCCCCGAGCAAGGTTATAGGCGTCTTATTGAGGGAGCGTTAAATTATTTCAGAGGTCCGGCTGAAGCCTCTGTGGATGCA gTTCACTTCGTCCTTAAGGAACTTGTTAGGAAGTCTATTGGAGAATGCCAG GAGTTGAAGCGGTTCCCAAGTCTACAAGCAGCAATAGCTGCAGCGTCAAATGAATCTTTAGAGAAGTTTCGTGAGGAAAGTAGGAAGACGGTTGCTAGACTCGTGGAAATGGAAGCTTCATATCTAACGGTAGATTTCTTCAGGAGACTTCCCCAAGAAATGGAGAAAGGGGCAAACCCCGCTGCTCCTGCAGCAGCAGACCGGAGAGGGGGAAACCcagctcctcctcctcctgtAGCAATAGACCGGTATTCAGAGGCTCACTTCAGGAGGATCGGGTCAAATGTATCGTCTTATGTGAATATGGTATCCGACACACTCAAGAACACCATTCCTAAAGCCGTGGTTTACTGCCAAGTTAAGGAGGCCAAACAGTCATTACTGAATCACTTCTACATACAGATCGGAAAGAAAGAG GCTGATGCACTTGGGGAACTGTTAGACGAAGATCCAGCATTGATGGAGAAAAGACTGCAATGTGCCAAGAGGCTCGAGCTGTACAAGAAAGCAAGGGGCGAGGTCGAGTCTGTATCATGGGCTCGATGA
- the LOC116016305 gene encoding haloacid dehalogenase-like hydrolase domain-containing protein Sgpp yields MISSKPKLMTAPSISTGIFPSSIAVSKKIHLSPATPFPGNNSSKTKIASVAPRMSLTPPSAPLQSECSLPVDDPLEAILFDIDGTLCDSDPIHYYAFREMLQEIGFNGGEPITEEFFIKNISGMHNDELCHVLFPDWDFPRAMQFMEDKEAMFRRLASEQLKPVKGLDKLCEWMKERGLRRAAVTNAPRPNAELIISMLGLADFFEKLVIGSECDRAKPFPDPYLTALRGLGVSNKHAFVFEDSISGIKAGVAAGMPVVGLSLRNPESLLSETGATLVIKDFDDSKLWAALDQLDTKTKT; encoded by the exons ATGATTTCTTCCAAACCAAAGTTGATGACAGCGCCATCGATTTCCACTGGGATCTTTCCTTCCTCCATCGCAGTGTCCAAGAAAATCCATTTGTCCCCCGCGACACCATTTCCAGGAAACAATTCATCTAAGACTAAGATTGCTTCTGTAGCTCCCAGGATGTCTCTCACTCCACCTTCTGCTCCACTGCAAAG TGAATGTTCATTGCCGGTTGATGATCCTTTGGAGGCTATATTGTTTGACATCGATGGAACTTTATGCGATTCAGATCCTATCCATTATTATGCCTTCCGAGAAATGCTTCAAGAG ATAGGCTTCAATGGAGGAGAGCCCATCACTGAGGAATTCTTCATAAAGAATATCAGTGGCATGCACAATGATGAGCTCTGTCATGTGCTCTTTCCCGATTGGGATTTCCCGAGGGCTATGCAGTTTATGGAGGATAAAGAAGCAATGTTCCGGAG ATTGGCATCAGAGCAGTTAAAACCCGTCAAGGGCCTCGACAAGTTATGCGAGTGGATGAAGGAGCGTGGTTTGAGACGAGCTGCAGTGACTAACGCCCCAAGGCCAAATGCTGAGCTGATTATCTCCATGCTAGGCCTTGCAGATTTCTTCGAAAAACTTGTCATTGGAAGTGAATGCGATCGAGCAAAACCATTCCCGGACCCCTACTTGACAGCTCTCCGCGGACTTGGGGTATCAAATAAGCATGCATTTGTATTCGAG GATTCTATTTCTGGAATAAAAGCTGGAGTAGCGGCTGGAATGCCTGTTGTGGGTTTATCTCTGAGAAACCCCGAAAGCTTACTTTCTGAGACAGGCGCAACACTTGTTATAAAGGATTTCGACGATTCAAAGCTATGGGCAGCTCTAGATCAGTTAGACACCAAAACGAAGACATAA
- the LOC116017274 gene encoding phosphatidylinositol N-acetylglucosaminyltransferase subunit P, with protein MEDPHSVNSPRRILSLTQNRKATVLFPDSNNKVSTFGVPADYGPKPSEVYGFVGSISTVVATVIFLVWAYVPENWLHSVGIFYYPSRYWALAVPAYLMVTVVLAITFYIGLNFMATPPPASFNTNFDEFSREPLPSSALTDDDDDERPIDPISDIGIDQINNIMFNNPQ; from the exons ATGGAAGATCCTCATTCAGTTAATAGTCCTCGGAGGATCCTTAGTCTTACACAGAATAGGAAAGCAACCGTTCTCTTCCCAGACTCAAATAACAAAGTTTCAACATTTGGTGTTCCTGCAGATTATGGACCCAAGCCTTCAGAAGTTTATGGGTTTGTTGGGTCCATTTCAACCGTTGTTGCCACAG TTATCTTTTTAGTGTGGGCATATGTTCCAGAGAATTGGTTGCATTCAGTAGGGATCTTTTACTATCCAAGCAG ATACTGGGCATTGGCTGTGCCCGCCTATCTGATGGTGACTGTAGTTCTAGCAATAACATTTTACATTGGCCTCAACTTCATGGCCACCCCTCCCCCGGCTTCATTCAACACAAATTTTG ATGAATTCAGCAGAGAACCTTTGCCCAGCAGCGCTCTAACggatgacgatgatgatgagcGCCCCATTGACCCCATATCTGACATCGGCATTGACCAAATTAACAACATCATGTTTAACAATCCACAATGA